From Streptomyces sp. NBC_00775, one genomic window encodes:
- a CDS encoding LysR substrate-binding domain-containing protein translates to MAEYDKWDIRKLEILRTLRERGTVTATAQALLMTPSAVSQQLTNLAKQLGVTLLEAQGRRVRLTDAAELVLRHASAVFEQLERADAELAAYTHGEAGEVRVGAFSTAVPALVVPAVRALRATRPGIFVQVREAEAAEAYELLGAGAVDLALSLAAHAPSAADPRFTRVPLLADPLDLALPHGHALAAAPVVRLADFAAESWIFGGSGPWSDITRGACEAAGFSPHQGHSAAGWTAILAMVEAGMGVALVPRMAAVRREGVVMRELAGERPHRHVVAAVRRGAEEGAAVGFVLGALREAAGGLGR, encoded by the coding sequence ATGGCCGAGTACGACAAGTGGGACATCAGGAAGCTGGAGATCCTGCGGACGCTGCGCGAGCGCGGAACCGTCACCGCCACCGCCCAGGCGCTGCTGATGACCCCCTCGGCCGTGTCGCAGCAGCTGACGAACCTCGCCAAACAGCTCGGGGTGACCCTGCTGGAGGCGCAGGGGCGGCGCGTACGGCTCACGGACGCGGCTGAGCTCGTGCTGCGGCACGCCTCGGCCGTGTTCGAGCAACTGGAGCGGGCCGACGCCGAGTTGGCCGCGTACACCCACGGGGAGGCCGGCGAGGTGCGGGTCGGCGCCTTCTCCACCGCCGTGCCCGCGCTCGTCGTACCGGCCGTGCGGGCGCTCCGCGCGACACGGCCCGGGATCTTCGTACAGGTCCGGGAGGCCGAGGCGGCGGAGGCGTACGAGCTGCTCGGCGCCGGAGCGGTGGACCTCGCCCTGTCGCTGGCCGCGCACGCCCCGTCCGCCGCCGACCCCCGCTTCACCCGGGTCCCGCTGCTCGCCGACCCGCTCGACCTCGCCCTCCCGCACGGGCACGCGCTCGCCGCCGCCCCGGTCGTACGGCTGGCCGACTTCGCCGCCGAGTCGTGGATCTTCGGGGGGAGCGGGCCCTGGTCGGACATCACACGGGGGGCGTGCGAGGCCGCCGGGTTCAGCCCGCATCAGGGGCACTCCGCGGCCGGATGGACCGCGATCCTCGCGATGGTCGAGGCGGGGATGGGCGTCGCGCTGGTGCCGCGCATGGCCGCCGTACGGCGCGAAGGGGTGGTGATGCGGGAACTGGCGGGCGAGCGGCCGCACCGGCATGTGGTCGCGGCGGTGCGCAGGGGAGCGGAGGAAGGGGCCGCCGTGGGATTCGTCCTGGGGGCGCTCCGGGAGGCGGCGGGCGGGCTCGGCCGCTGA
- a CDS encoding DUF1203 domain-containing protein translates to MTTYTAHPIGPTALKELRDTDDAGRPAVPFTDDEGGAPLRCCLRRSEPGERIALVSYAPLRRWAGETGAEPGAYDEQGPVFVHADDCAGPATGAYPFAEGARRTVRRYSAEGHILGGRLVEAPEADPSRTFEDALAEAFDEAFADPAVALVHVRAVEYGCFLYEVRRP, encoded by the coding sequence GTACACGGCACACCCCATCGGGCCGACGGCCCTGAAGGAACTCCGCGACACCGACGACGCGGGCCGTCCGGCGGTCCCCTTCACCGACGACGAGGGCGGCGCCCCGCTCCGCTGCTGTCTGCGCCGCAGCGAGCCCGGGGAGCGGATCGCCCTGGTCTCGTACGCCCCGCTGCGCCGCTGGGCGGGCGAGACGGGCGCCGAGCCGGGCGCGTACGACGAGCAGGGGCCGGTGTTCGTCCACGCGGACGACTGCGCGGGCCCGGCCACGGGCGCGTACCCGTTCGCCGAGGGCGCCCGTCGCACGGTCCGGCGCTACTCGGCCGAGGGGCACATCCTGGGCGGACGTCTGGTGGAGGCCCCGGAGGCTGACCCCAGCCGGACCTTCGAGGACGCCCTGGCCGAGGCTTTCGACGAGGCCTTCGCCGACCCGGCGGTGGCGTTGGTGCACGTCAGGGCGGTGGAGTACGGGTGCTTCCTGTACGAGGTGCGCAGGCCGTAA